One genomic window of Tenacibaculum tangerinum includes the following:
- a CDS encoding RecQ family zinc-binding domain-containing protein — MENNSVCRSIQLLSYFNETQSQNCRMCDVCLQKKQVFTSSVNDILLLIQKHKSLTVAEISSLLNDTEANILILLRQLLAEEKIQTKNNKYFLE; from the coding sequence ATAGAAAACAACTCCGTTTGTAGAAGCATCCAATTGCTTTCGTATTTTAATGAAACACAATCTCAAAACTGCAGAATGTGTGATGTTTGTTTACAAAAAAAACAAGTTTTTACGTCATCAGTAAACGATATATTACTACTAATTCAGAAGCATAAAAGTTTAACAGTTGCTGAAATAAGCTCGTTATTAAATGACACAGAAGCAAACATTTTAATACTTTTGCGTCAACTTCTTGCTGAAGAAAAAATACAGACAAAAAACAATAAATACTTTTTAGAATAA
- the fmt gene encoding methionyl-tRNA formyltransferase has protein sequence MRDLRIVFMGTPDFATTILQHLVENDYNVVGVITAPDKPAGRGRKLNESAVKKYAISQHLPVLQPRNLKSDDFQEQLQNWNANLQVVVAFRMLPKSVWAMPEYGTFNLHASLLPEYRGAAPINWVIIKGETKTGVTTFFIDDKIDTGEIILQKEVAIKEDETVGELHDKLMYLGADLVAETIDLIAQGNVATMKQPELEEKSAPKLYPHNCKIDWSLPLDDIYNHIRGLNPYPAAWTTIINGNHEVAAKLYKVSKEFTNHNLEIGRIISSKKELKIAVTDGYLNIHQIKISGKKLMDAQSLLNGYQFEAGAKVL, from the coding sequence ATGAGAGATTTACGCATCGTTTTTATGGGAACTCCCGATTTTGCTACCACTATTTTACAGCATTTGGTGGAGAATGATTACAATGTAGTCGGAGTTATCACTGCACCAGACAAACCTGCGGGTAGAGGTCGTAAACTGAATGAATCTGCTGTAAAAAAATATGCAATTTCTCAACATTTGCCTGTTTTACAACCAAGAAACTTAAAAAGCGACGATTTTCAAGAGCAATTACAAAATTGGAATGCTAACTTACAAGTGGTGGTGGCGTTTAGGATGTTGCCCAAATCGGTTTGGGCAATGCCCGAATACGGTACTTTCAACTTACATGCCTCTCTACTACCAGAATATCGAGGTGCCGCCCCTATTAACTGGGTAATTATCAAAGGTGAAACCAAAACAGGAGTTACCACCTTTTTTATTGATGATAAAATTGATACTGGCGAAATTATTTTACAAAAAGAAGTTGCCATTAAAGAAGATGAAACGGTTGGTGAATTGCACGACAAACTCATGTATTTGGGTGCTGATTTGGTAGCAGAAACTATCGATTTGATTGCCCAAGGTAATGTTGCAACCATGAAACAACCAGAATTAGAAGAAAAATCAGCACCAAAATTATATCCGCATAACTGTAAAATAGATTGGTCTTTACCTCTAGATGACATTTACAACCACATACGTGGGCTAAACCCATACCCTGCCGCTTGGACGACTATAATAAATGGCAATCATGAGGTTGCTGCTAAACTGTATAAGGTAAGTAAAGAGTTTACCAATCACAATCTTGAAATCGGTCGTATTATAAGCTCTAAAAAAGAGTTAAAAATAGCGGTTACTGATGGTTACCTAAATATTCATCAAATTAAAATTTCTGGTAAAAAATTAATGGATGCGCAAAGCTTGCTTAATGGTTATCAATTCGAAGCGGGAGCAAAAGTGCTGTAG
- a CDS encoding HU family DNA-binding protein — MNKSDLIDAMAADAGISKAAAKAALDSLTDNVTKTLKKGDKVALVGWGTWSVSKRAARTGRNPQTGKEIKIAAKNVVKFKAGAGLSNSVN; from the coding sequence ATGAACAAATCAGATTTAATCGATGCAATGGCTGCTGACGCAGGAATTTCAAAAGCTGCTGCTAAAGCTGCATTAGACTCTTTAACTGATAATGTAACTAAAACTCTTAAGAAAGGTGATAAGGTTGCTTTAGTAGGATGGGGAACATGGTCTGTTTCTAAGAGAGCTGCTAGAACTGGTAGAAATCCTCAAACTGGAAAAGAAATTAAAATCGCTGCTAAAAATGTAGTTAAATTTAAAGCAGGTGCAGGTTTAAGCAATTCAGTAAACTAA
- a CDS encoding pentapeptide repeat-containing protein, whose translation MMKNIVTIITLFFCFSAAVAQKTVNAADIMRDVKNGKAVEISNATIEGVLDFTFMNEALPKLPKRKGWWNNGGSNTIEKQITDKISFVNCVFIDDVLAYIPDEKSGYTFIANFEDIVVFTECTFEQKAMFKYSDFERNTDFSTSKFKGDSTFKYAEFDRDITFKNTLFEEPATFKYAKFNRFVSFQNSVFNESAIFKYTEFKDGVSFRNVKFEEDLNIKYTKVSGEFDITGMEVAFDIDSKYTKINGKSFNKYLLKR comes from the coding sequence ATGATGAAAAATATAGTTACTATTATCACACTTTTCTTCTGCTTTTCGGCTGCTGTTGCACAAAAAACCGTAAACGCAGCAGATATTATGAGAGACGTTAAAAACGGCAAAGCCGTAGAAATTTCAAATGCTACGATTGAAGGGGTATTGGATTTTACCTTTATGAACGAGGCATTGCCCAAATTACCTAAAAGAAAAGGTTGGTGGAATAATGGAGGATCCAATACTATTGAAAAACAAATTACCGATAAAATTTCTTTTGTAAACTGTGTTTTTATCGACGATGTACTAGCCTATATTCCCGATGAGAAAAGTGGTTATACATTTATAGCTAATTTTGAAGATATTGTGGTGTTTACAGAGTGTACTTTCGAGCAAAAAGCAATGTTTAAGTATTCTGATTTTGAACGGAATACTGATTTTTCAACCTCAAAATTTAAAGGCGACTCTACCTTTAAATATGCTGAATTTGACAGAGACATCACGTTTAAAAACACCTTGTTTGAAGAACCTGCTACGTTTAAGTATGCCAAATTTAACCGTTTTGTAAGCTTTCAAAACTCAGTTTTTAATGAAAGTGCTATTTTTAAATACACCGAATTTAAAGACGGAGTATCGTTTAGAAATGTAAAATTTGAAGAAGACTTAAACATCAAATACACCAAAGTATCGGGTGAATTCGATATTACAGGAATGGAAGTCGCTTTTGATATCGACTCAAAATACACGAAAATAAACGGTAAAAGTTTTAATAAGTACTTGTTAAAAAGATAA
- a CDS encoding THUMP domain-containing class I SAM-dependent RNA methyltransferase, which yields MEKDFKMTAITMAGLEAVLADELRQLGAMDVKEGIRSVAFRGDKGFMYKANIALRTAIRILKPIKRSKIFDEEDLYEAIQRVKWERFLGVDGTFAIGAVVNSNNFTSNSHYISLKSKDAIADYFMHKYKKRPNVDLKYPDVKVHIHIHKEWLTISLDSSGESLHKRGYRSATNIAPINEVLAAGLVLLSGYKGEENFIDPMCGSGTILIEAAMIANQIPANINRKHFAFESWNDYDEDLYFIIQDSLLKKIRSSHFKIMGFDKAPSAVRKAQQNIINANLEEFIGVHHVNFFNSKKEVFGKTTILFNPPYGERLNIDVAEFYRKIGDTLKNNYPNSTAWLITSDIQALKHVGLRTSKRIPLKNADLDCRFVKYELYEGSKKAKKNLVED from the coding sequence ATGGAAAAAGATTTTAAAATGACTGCTATTACCATGGCAGGTTTAGAGGCAGTTTTAGCAGACGAATTGCGTCAACTAGGAGCGATGGACGTGAAGGAGGGGATTAGAAGCGTTGCTTTTAGAGGAGACAAAGGATTTATGTACAAAGCGAATATTGCCTTGCGTACTGCCATTCGTATTTTAAAACCGATTAAACGCAGTAAAATTTTTGATGAAGAAGATTTATACGAAGCTATTCAGCGTGTAAAATGGGAACGTTTTTTAGGGGTAGACGGTACGTTTGCCATTGGAGCAGTGGTAAACTCAAATAATTTTACCTCAAACTCACATTATATTAGTTTAAAGTCGAAGGATGCTATTGCTGATTATTTTATGCACAAATATAAAAAGCGTCCGAATGTAGATTTAAAATACCCAGATGTAAAAGTGCACATTCACATTCATAAGGAGTGGTTGACTATTTCGTTAGATTCTTCTGGCGAGTCGTTGCACAAACGCGGTTATCGTAGTGCTACGAATATCGCCCCGATTAATGAGGTCTTGGCAGCGGGGTTGGTTTTACTTTCAGGATATAAGGGGGAAGAAAACTTTATTGACCCAATGTGCGGTTCTGGAACGATTTTGATAGAAGCAGCGATGATTGCCAATCAGATTCCTGCTAATATCAATCGCAAACATTTTGCTTTTGAGAGCTGGAACGATTACGATGAAGATTTATACTTTATTATTCAAGATTCGCTGTTGAAAAAAATCCGAAGTTCACACTTTAAGATTATGGGATTTGATAAGGCACCATCTGCGGTAAGAAAAGCACAGCAAAATATTATCAATGCCAACTTAGAAGAGTTTATAGGGGTACATCACGTTAATTTCTTTAATTCTAAAAAAGAGGTGTTTGGAAAAACGACAATTTTATTCAATCCGCCTTACGGAGAGCGTTTGAATATTGATGTAGCAGAGTTTTATAGAAAAATAGGGGATACCTTAAAGAATAACTATCCGAACTCAACTGCTTGGTTAATTACTTCGGATATTCAAGCGTTAAAACACGTGGGTTTACGAACGTCGAAAAGAATTCCGTTGAAAAATGCCGATTTAGATTGTCGTTTCGTAAAATATGAGTTGTACGAGGGTAGTAAGAAAGCTAAGAAGAACCTAGTAGAAGACTAA
- a CDS encoding class I SAM-dependent methyltransferase yields the protein MNTTDWFTSWFNTPYYHILYKHRNDADAQFFMRNITSFLQLPKSSTIVDLPCGKGRHSVYLNSLGYDVVGGDLSKNSIAYAKQFENDTLHFEVWDMRKTIEGRYDAIFNLFTSFGYFEDDEEDIAVLRNIKNGLKENGVFVLDFLNVEKVKNTLVKEEVKTIDGIEFNIQKEIKDGFILKHISFFADGKAHSYTERVKFLTLEKLQSYFDRVGFKITEIFGDYQLNAFNASLSDRLIIVAK from the coding sequence ATGAATACAACAGATTGGTTTACTTCATGGTTTAATACGCCATACTATCATATATTATACAAGCATAGAAACGATGCCGATGCACAATTTTTTATGCGAAATATTACTTCTTTTTTACAATTACCGAAATCGAGTACCATTGTCGATTTACCCTGCGGAAAAGGACGCCATTCGGTGTATTTAAACTCGTTGGGCTATGATGTGGTTGGGGGTGATTTAAGCAAAAACAGCATTGCGTATGCCAAGCAATTTGAAAATGACACCCTTCATTTTGAGGTTTGGGATATGCGTAAAACTATCGAAGGTAGATACGATGCCATTTTTAATTTATTTACCAGTTTTGGGTATTTTGAAGATGATGAAGAAGACATTGCCGTTTTGAGAAATATTAAAAACGGACTCAAAGAAAATGGTGTTTTTGTGTTGGATTTTTTAAATGTTGAAAAAGTAAAAAATACGCTCGTAAAAGAAGAAGTAAAAACCATTGATGGTATCGAATTCAACATTCAAAAAGAAATTAAAGACGGATTTATCTTAAAACACATTTCTTTTTTTGCTGATGGAAAAGCACACTCCTATACCGAACGCGTAAAATTCTTAACTTTAGAGAAGCTACAATCGTATTTTGATCGTGTTGGTTTCAAAATAACAGAAATCTTTGGCGATTATCAGCTAAACGCATTTAATGCATCATTGTCTGACCGTTTAATTATTGTTGCCAAATGA
- a CDS encoding ZIP family metal transporter, with product MSYVLLIMGVLVGILFVFTLKPGHNFVRLLLAFSGAYLLSVTILHLLPEVYQHAEDTKLIGILILVGIIIQSVLESFSKGAEHGHIHLHSDSSKFPWLLFVSLCIHAFSEGLPIHHSDDNLLWAIVVHKIPIAIVLTTFLLHANYSKKTIFLFVTVFALMSPLGMLASDKLPIIEEYHTEITAVIIGVFLHISTIILFESTENHKFNYQKFVAIILGVLLTIFTL from the coding sequence ATGAGTTATGTATTGCTAATTATGGGGGTTTTAGTGGGTATTTTATTCGTTTTTACGTTAAAACCCGGCCACAACTTCGTTCGTTTATTATTGGCATTTAGTGGTGCGTATTTACTTTCGGTTACTATTTTACATTTACTACCCGAAGTATACCAACATGCTGAGGATACCAAACTCATTGGTATCTTAATTTTGGTAGGTATCATTATTCAATCGGTATTGGAGTCATTTTCTAAGGGTGCTGAACACGGCCATATCCATTTGCATTCCGACTCGTCTAAGTTTCCGTGGTTGCTTTTTGTGAGTTTGTGTATTCATGCGTTTTCTGAAGGATTGCCTATACATCATTCAGATGACAATTTGTTATGGGCGATTGTCGTTCATAAAATACCCATTGCCATCGTTTTAACTACCTTTTTGCTACACGCAAACTATTCAAAAAAAACAATTTTTCTCTTTGTAACGGTCTTTGCGCTGATGAGTCCTTTAGGAATGTTGGCTTCAGATAAACTTCCTATTATTGAAGAATACCATACCGAAATCACTGCTGTAATTATTGGTGTGTTTTTACATATTTCAACGATTATTCTTTTTGAAAGCACCGAAAACCACAAGTTTAACTACCAAAAGTTTGTGGCTATTATTTTAGGGGTTTTACTAACGATTTTTACGTTATAA